Proteins from one Anaerosoma tenue genomic window:
- a CDS encoding sensor domain-containing diguanylate cyclase — MTGRLVMEERAGAAAASAVREGHISIAIAGGGLRATSVLRLLNDIENLDVVAVFDIGRTAPAMRLAEDLGIFTTTQVSELSQISGLDLVLDLSEDEALYRSLDAERPADVVVVTGSGSELVWDLLIAKKRSEEQEKIFVELQVAYDKIRSHERRLQASKEALERANEELESRLAEIFFTHEFFKALTTFSSVEDVTSLIVDGANGILGAEISAVYLFDQRDWTLRLRASQGRPEDYFVPAVPVAETILGVAFREGFVQQSDVQVGTDLNAWSTRPEEIRSHAAMPLRSGDSVIGVLMIASATFRDLTQAERDRLQVIANQSSLALQNALLHEELERLSVTDRLTELYNHGYLHQRLDEEIERAMRFGHRLSVIMLDIDDFKQFNDRFGHPKGDMVLKAVSSVIRQNLREIDVAARYGGEEFVVVLPETDVAGALAVAERIRTSMEEYPHIADEQGERVTQTISLGVATYPLHASDGASLIEAADQAMYRAKRAGKNRVVVAA; from the coding sequence TTGACCGGAAGGCTTGTGATGGAGGAGCGGGCAGGGGCTGCTGCGGCATCGGCGGTCCGGGAAGGCCATATCAGCATCGCGATCGCGGGAGGCGGCCTCCGCGCGACCTCGGTCCTGCGCCTGCTCAACGACATCGAGAATCTCGATGTCGTGGCAGTATTCGACATCGGCCGCACCGCTCCCGCGATGCGGCTCGCCGAAGACCTCGGGATCTTCACGACGACGCAGGTATCCGAACTCTCGCAGATCTCCGGTCTCGATCTGGTCCTGGATCTCTCCGAAGACGAGGCGTTGTACCGGTCGCTTGACGCCGAACGGCCCGCCGATGTCGTCGTCGTCACCGGCAGCGGGTCGGAACTCGTCTGGGACCTGCTGATCGCCAAGAAGCGCAGCGAGGAGCAGGAGAAGATATTCGTCGAACTGCAGGTGGCCTACGACAAGATCCGTAGTCATGAGCGCCGCCTGCAGGCCAGCAAAGAGGCGCTCGAGCGTGCCAACGAAGAGCTCGAAAGCCGCCTCGCGGAGATCTTCTTCACGCACGAGTTCTTCAAGGCGTTGACGACGTTCAGTTCCGTGGAGGACGTGACCAGCCTGATCGTGGACGGCGCGAACGGCATCCTCGGAGCGGAGATATCGGCTGTCTATCTGTTCGACCAGCGCGATTGGACGCTTCGCCTGCGCGCGAGCCAGGGTCGCCCCGAGGACTACTTCGTCCCGGCGGTCCCTGTGGCCGAGACCATCCTCGGCGTGGCGTTCCGGGAGGGCTTCGTCCAGCAGAGCGATGTGCAGGTTGGGACCGACCTCAATGCCTGGAGCACCCGGCCCGAGGAGATCCGGTCACATGCGGCGATGCCGCTACGCTCGGGCGACTCCGTGATCGGCGTGCTCATGATCGCCTCGGCCACGTTCCGGGATCTCACGCAGGCCGAGCGCGACAGGCTCCAGGTGATCGCCAACCAGTCATCGCTGGCCCTCCAGAACGCTCTGCTCCACGAGGAGCTGGAGCGGCTTTCGGTGACAGACCGGCTGACCGAGCTGTACAACCACGGCTATCTCCACCAGCGGCTCGACGAGGAGATAGAGCGCGCGATGCGGTTCGGCCACAGGCTGTCGGTGATCATGCTCGACATCGACGACTTCAAGCAGTTCAACGATCGGTTCGGGCATCCGAAGGGCGATATGGTCCTGAAGGCGGTGAGCTCGGTCATCAGGCAGAACCTCCGCGAGATCGATGTCGCGGCCCGCTACGGCGGCGAGGAGTTCGTCGTCGTGCTGCCCGAGACCGACGTGGCGGGCGCTCTCGCAGTGGCCGAGAGGATCCGCACCAGCATGGAAGAGTACCCGCACATCGCGGACGAGCAGGGCGAACGGGTCACACAGACGATCTCGCTCGGGGTGGCCACCTATCCGCTGCACGCCTCCGACGGGGCGTCGCTCATCGAAGCCG